In Alkalihalobacillus sp. AL-G, the genomic stretch AGCATCGATAGGCCAAGAGGAAGAGTCATCATATCTGAGTCACTTACAATAATCAGTGGCCAGAGAAAGTTATTCCACGATTGCATGAAAGCAAATACAGTCAATGTTGCTAATGCAGGTTTCGCTAGAGGCAAGATCACTTGCCAATAAACACGAAAATGACTTGCCCCATCCATGAATGCAGCTTCCTCAAGCTCCCTAGGAATCGTTAAGAAAAATTGTCTCAGAAGGAAGGTTCCAAAAGCATTGAACATGCCAGGTAAGATCAGCCCCTCATATGTATTGATCCACCCTAAATATTTCATTAGGATAAATTGCGGTGTCATCGTGACTTGTGCAGGTACCATCAAGGTTGCTAAATATAATAGGAACAATACATCTCGTCCCTTGAACTTCAGCCTGGCAAATGCATAAGCTGCCATTGAACACAAAATCAGTTGACCGATTGTAGATACCGTTGCAACCAGCAGGCTATTCCCTAAAAATCTTAATATCGGAAACGCCTGAGTTACCTTTTGATAGTTACCCCAATTCACATGATCAGGAATGATCTGCGGAGGCAAAACCATAGTCGCTCCAGATGTCTTCAATGACGTAGAGACCATCCAAACGAAAGGAACGATCATTACTAAGGCACCTAAGATGATAACAAAGTAAAACAGTCCCTTTTTCAACATTTTCAACGTTGCTATTAAACTAGATTCGGACCTGGTATCAATTTCTCGTTGCGTGCTAGTTTCCATGATCAACCCACCTTTTTTGCAGTCTCATTTGAATAAGGGTTACACCGAAGATAATGAAAAACAGGACCCAAGAAATAGCTGAAGCATAGCCCATTTCGTAATATTCAAATGCATGCTTATAGATTCTTTCTACTAAGACGGAGGTTGACCCAGCCGGCCCTCCTTCAGTCATGATCATCACTTGATCGAATACTTGAAACGAGTTGATTAAAGAGATTACAAGAACAAAAAATGTCGTCGAACTGAGCAATGGTAGTGTAATATGACGGAACTTTTGGAATCCGTTTGCTCCATCAATTTCAGCAGCTTCATAGTATGTAGGTGAAATGCCTTGCAGTCCAGCCAAATAGATGACCATTACGAAGCCTAGATCCTTCCATACACTCGTTAAAATGATCGCTGGCATTGCCCACGTCGGGTCGTGTAACCAAGCGGGTCCTGAAATGCCAATTAAAGAAAGCCCGTAATTAATAAGTCCATATGTAGGGTTAAACAACCATTTCCAAATGAGTGACACGGCAACCCAAGATGTAATGACTGGGACAAAATAGGCAGCACGAAAGAAAATCCGGCCCTTCAATTTCTTATTAAGTATAAGGGCAATTGTCAGCGCACCGCACATCACTAATGGTAAATAGCCAAGGATAAAGTAAATCGTATGGAATAAGGCAGAGCGGAATTCTTCATCCTTTATTAGTGCAATATAATTGTCAAATCCGACCCACGAGGGGTTTGAAATCAAATCCCATTCTGTAAAACTCAAACCGAATGAAGCCAAAATTGGAATACCGATAAAGAAAATAAACCCGATAAAGTTCGGAAGCAGAAACAATGAGATGACTAAAAACTTTTTAAAGCCTTTATCACCGACCATGTGATCCCCCCTTGATGATTTAATCCTTCTTGTTATTGTTGTTCGTAAATCGGCGGTTGAAATAATTGATCAATCGCGAGAATGGCAGCCCCTTTCACCCATGCATCATTTCCTAAAGTAGAGGTAACCACATTGGTATCATAGCGTGCATGATAGAAGAAGTTCTCTTTAGCTCTTTGGATCGCCTGAGGAACAAAGTACTCTTCAGCAACCATCCCTTCCCCGATCAGAACAATCGTCCCTGGGTTAAAGCTATTGATTGCATTGATCAATCCGACTCCTAAATAATCTCCTAGTCTACTAAAGAGAACCTTCGCTAACTCATCGCTTTCAAGCGCTGCCTTTAGTACCTCTTCAATGTTAATTCGGTGATTTTGAAGCTGTGAATCTGGGTATTCAGGTATCAATGTCGCTGCTTCCTCCTCTAAACCTTTGTTAGAAGCATACATCTCTAGGCAGCCCTTTTGGCCACAATGACATTGTCTTCCCCCTAATTGAATAATAGAATGCCCGAATTCACCCGCTCCACCAAATTCTCCCTTATACAATTTCCGATCGATGACGATGCTTGCTCCTATTCCATCACCTATCGATATACAAATAAAGTTATTATGAACTGTACCATATCCTTTTTCAATTTCAGCATACGTGTAAGCGTTGACATCATTATCCAAAAAAACAGGTGTCCGAAATGCTTCATGGATCGGTGATGAGAGGTCTACTTCCTCCCAGCCTAATAAGGATGACCTGACAACAATACCTCGTTTACTATCAATCAATCCAGAAACGGCAATTCCAATTCCTTCTAAATGATCAAGATCAATCTTTTGTTGTGTAAGTATCTTTTTGATGCTGGTAATAATTAAGTCGATAACGGATGTTGATTCATCATTTGTATAAAAAGGAATTTCAATGGATTCGATAATGGTGGGATCTAAGTCTGTAAGTGCTACTACGAGGTGGTCTTCCATAATTTTGACTCCGACGGCATAGCCGCTTTTTTGATTGAATTCGATTAAAATAGGTCTCCTCCCGCCAGTTGAAGTAGCTGCGCCTATTTCATTCACCAATTCATTATTCATCAATTCATCTATGATTTTGGAAATGGTAGAAAGCCCAAGTCCGGTTGTAATGGAAATGTCAGTTCGACTGATCGGTCCTTTCTTCCGTATGGTGTTAATTACTGTCGACCGGTTCATGTCTTTGATTAAAGCTCGATTCCCTATTCGTAATTTTGTCATCTAAAAGGCTCCTTATTATAATCTATTGTCATTTTAACTTTCTTTCTTCAGTGAAGCAAGTAATTATTAAAAATATTTAGAAATTATTGATTACTAAAAAAACATATGCGTTGTTTTACATATGTTTTTAAGCCTATATATTCAGTCATTCCTTAAAAACCATAGTCTTGTTCATGCTTTTAGAGTTGACCATATAAATTCGAAGATCGGAATTGAGAAATTGCGGTTGAAACCTCGATTCATCTTCCCATACTATTTTCTACTAACGTTTCAACCAGCCTTTATTTTCAGCGATGGTGACAGCGTCGATACGGTTTTTCGCTTCTAGTTTCTGAATCACTTCTGAAATGTAATTGCGGACCGTCCCTGGTGACAAAAATAATTTATTACTGATGTCCTTTACTGAATCACCATCTTTTAAACGGCCTAGTATTTCGGATTCCCGTTCGGTGAGTGGATTCGTCTCTTCCATCATCGAGAAGGTAAGATGAGGACTGAACACGCGCCTCCCTGCGTTGATCTTGCGAAGGGATTCGGCAAGCTCGGATACAGGAGTGTCCTTTAACAAATATCCTTGGACACCAGCTTTGACTGCCTGTTGAAGATAACCGCTTCTAGCAAAGGTTGTGACAATGACAACCTTGCAGTCACTTACCGCCGCCTTTAACTTTTCCGCTACCTCCAGCCCACTAAGTGTTGGCATTTCAATATCCAAAAGGGCGATGTCCGGTTTATGTTTTTGTATTAACTGGAGTGCTTCTTCACCGTTGTCCGTTTCTCCGACAATCTTGATATCATCTTCCATCGCCAATAATCGACTTATTGCGCCTCGAAGCATGCCTTGGTCTTCTGCAATGACAATATGCATTTGATCCCCTCCTTATCGCTGGACTATTTTTTTGGTACGGTAATCGTCACTTTTGTTCCATCAGTTTTACTAGATTCATAGCTAAGCTTCCCCTCGATCAACAACAGACGCTCCTTCATTCCTAATAAGCCGTTTCCGAATTGATCATGTCTCGTATTCTCTTTTTCCATACCGATTCCATCATCCTGTATAAAAAGCACAAACTCATCCGATTCTTCATGGAGACTTACGGTACATATGTTGGCACCGCTGTGCTTAACTACATTTGTAATGCATTCACGGAGACACATCCCGAGAATAAATCGAATGGTCGGCGCTGCAGCGATCGTTTTATTTTTTTCATAGTTGAATTCAATGCCAGCAGACTCAAGCATCTCTCTAGCATTTTGGACTTCTTCCGCGATATCGATGGCTTGCATGTCACTGACTAGCTCCCGGACCTGAAGTAGAACGGATCGTGAAATCGTTTGAACTTCGCGTGCTTCTTTTAGAGCCTGATCGGGATATTGGGGAATGAGCCGTTCTACCAACTCACTTTTTACAGTGATCATCGATAACGTATGCCCTAACGTATCATGTAAGTCTCGTGCTATACGTTGTCGTTCCGCATTTTTCACAAGTCGAGCGATCTCCTCATTGGCATCCTGAAGTTTCATGCTCGTTTCCCATGAGCGTTGAAACACCCTGGCTATATAAGGAATCCCGTTCAGTAAGAGAACTGCCGGAATCCAGTACGGCTGCCATGTGTTCATTGTTTGCTCATAAAAGAAATAGATTGCAACGGCAAAGAAGGCAGTCATCGTGATCACCATTTGTGTAATGCGACGATAGGATTCCAACATCCCGGTCACGATAGCTGGATAAAAACCTAAGCATAAGCTCCAGGGTGTATAGAACGCTCCTATTACAGCTACAATAAATAACTGAACAACAAGATATACGAGTCGGAGCTTAACATCGACAATACTTTTGTAGTAGCTGGCCCCGAGAAGGATAAACAACAATAGATACTTTAAATCTATTGGCATAAAAAACAAATAACTGGACGGGAGGATTAACAGCATCAATAGCATTGCTACTCTCGGATGTTTAATTGAACGCCATGTATTCATTTACTATCGCTTCCCAATTAATTGATATGCATTTATCGTACCATGGAAAAGTTTGTATAAGAAGGAAGGGTTCAGTAAAAATTCATTCAATGAACATTTAATGATGGACATCAGATGTATTTTTATCTATGGTGGTTTGGACGGATTCGATCTTTTCTTGCTTGAGCCATTTCGGAACAAGCCAGATCGAAATTAAAGCCACGACTATATGGAGAGGGTGTGCTACGATACCGAAATCTACCTCTGGTGGGTTTGCAATATCATTGAGTGTCATCACCAAAGTGATTATAGCTACGAGGAACGTATAATAGAGTCTCGGTCTTTCCGTTTTCTTTAACCATTTTACGAAAATCAGTGCACCTACAAAATTAGTAACAATCGAAGCGAGCCCGATTGAAAGCCAGGTCAACTGGTCGAACCATAGTCCTGTCGAAAAACCTATAACATAGGCCGTGACAATTCCTGCTAGCCCTGATAAGATACCTACCATCAATCCGACGCTTAAACTTTTTTTCATATTTGTATGTCTCCTTTTTGTTAAGTTACTACCATCGTACTTAAAAGGAGGTTCAGATTGTAGTTATGAACTTCATTATTATAAGGTGATAAATATCATATCGATGGTCGTTCCATAGCCCGTCACGTTGAGGAAGGGTCTGAGGGTGTTTCTTTTGCCATTGGCATTTGATCCATAAAGCCACGTTCAATCATTAGATTTAAACTGTCTTCCCCGTATTGTAAAGTTTCCGCCATTATACGCATAAAATGAGTGCCCAAATCCTTTCTCTGTACACTTGAAAGTGCGCTACCGTATCGTCCAGCTGCTGCTGAGGTTAATAATGTCATTTTATACAACATTAATCGGTCTGAAAACGGAGATACAGTTGTATCCGTCAGTTCACTTTCCCAAGTAGGTAATTTGGGCAAGTCATTTTCAGTAAGGACGGACTGGAAAATATCCAAGTGCTTTTGGAACATTTCAACTCCACGTTCAAAATGCTTCCTCAATTCGTTGGATGAGGTAATTTGACTGAAGATTTTCAAAAACGTTTTATGGACTTCTGTCGACTTCAAATTATGTACCAGTTGACTAATTTCCATTGTGTTTATTGGACGACGGTCCGCAAACCACCCAGCCAAATAACTTTGTTTGCTGACTTTTCCGATGTGATTTGTGGTTGGAATATGAACCTCAGGATGTTGCAACCCTTTTTTTATCATTAAATCTGCCAATCGGTTGTAAAGTTCCGCCGAGTTTTTAAGACATTCTTGATAAAACTCACGCAGATCTTTACGCGTGCTAGTATTTAAAGACAAGGAATAAACAATGTGCGCATCTTGAACTAACTTATACTTAATAAGTAGAGTGAAATTATCTGTACAAATTGCAGGGGCATTAATATCCACATCACTTTCTTCAAACCTTTGTGGAAGAGGCTGTTTCGCTTTTTCTAAAAATGCCTTAGACTTTTCAACCTCGATTATCGATATTTCCTCTGCATATTCGAGGATGTTATGTAATTCTTCATCTTGTGCATTTGCATTAAAATATTTGGTGACGTTTTGAGCCATCGTATTACTAATATAGGAATTCCACAAATTCGAAATCTCAGCAGGTGTTAATTTTTCAACTTCCATCTAAATTTCCCCCCTTTAAAATTTTTTTTATTTTATCCTGAGCCTAAAAAAATATCCCCTCTTAAGTTTTTTTGCCCGGATCATATCTTATTAAAAATCATTATTTAGGGTGTTTAGGTTGGAAGCTTCATACTTCGGAAGTGGGAGAATTTTATTTAAACCAACCCTTTTCCTTAAATCGGGAAATGGCTTCGATCCGGTTGCTTACATCGAGTTTATCGAGGATGACGGAAACATAATTCCGTACAGTCCCATTGGTAAGGTAGAGCTCGCTCGCAATTTCCTTCGTATTCTTTCCCTCGGCAATCAAATTAATCACCTGTTTTTCACGCTCAGTCAGTGGATTTCCATTACTGTTTCCATATGCAATATCAACTAATTCAGGAGCATAAACTTGTCGACCGTCCATAATCACACGGATTGAATTCGCTAGTTCCTCACTCGGGCTGTCTTTTAATAAATAACCGCTTACCTCAGCCTTCCGAGCACGTTCGAAATACCCTGTCCTGGCGAAGGTTGTTAAAATAATCACTTTACAAGGATTGTCCTTTAAGTCTTCGGCAGCATCAAGTCCGCTTTTCAATGGCATTTCAATGTCCATGATACAGATATCGGGCTGGTGCTCCTTCACCATAGCCAATGCCTCTTCTCCGTTCCTTGCTTTACCGACGACTTCCATATCTTCTTCCAAGTCAAGTAAAGACCCGAGAGCTCCCAACAGCATTCGTTGATCTTCGGCGATGACAATTCGAATCATACTAATCCCCCCTGTTCCGTTTGTTGAATGACATTAGGTACACGAATAGTTAGTATCGTTCCATTTGATGATTCAATCTCTAAACTTCCATTCACAAATTCCAGCCGTTCTCTCATCCCCCGTAGTCCATGCCGTGTTAGGGAATCCACTTTAGGTGATATACCAATTCCATTATCATGGACTTTAATAAGTACTTCATTAGGTGATTGATCAATTAAGACACTGCAGGATGATGCCTCGCTATGCTTGACAACATTCGTTACAGCTTCTTTCAAACACATGCAAAGCACATTTTCAACCAATAAAGGAGTAGTGGTAAGTTCTGGATTTCCTTTAAAATTGAATTCCATTTGAGCAGCATCTAACATTTGCTGGACATGGGTAATTTCATCTTTCAGTTTTGATCCCCTCATATCCGAAACCATTTCTCTCACTTCTTTTAATGCTGTCCGTGCCGTTTGGTGGATATCATTGATTTCGTTTTTCGCTGAATCTGGATTCTTGTACATTAATTTCCCAGCCAAATCACTTTTCAATCCAATGAGCGAGAGCTTTTGTCCCAGAGTATCATGTAAGTCACGTGCAATTCGCTGACGTTCTTCTATAATCATCAACCGCGAAATCCTTTTATTTGCATCTTCTAATTGACCTTCCAATTTTTCGTGCTTGATTCGATTGTACATTGTGAATGGCAATAGGATGACACCAATCAAACTAATGATGATAAACGGTAATTGGGAAAGCATCATTTCACTTTGCCAAAAAAACACGATACTGATCGTAGCAATAGTGCTAAGAAGATGAACTACATATAACGTTAAAAACCCGATTTTATTTTGAATGTTTCCAATAAAAAACGCTAAAAAAAGCGCAAAATATACATAACCGAAAAGCAAAGTCATGACAATGCTTATAGCCATTTCTATACTCACCCATACATAGACAGACGAACTTTTAGAAATAAAGGATAGCCGGTATGAAGCATAGAACAGCAAAAACATCAATATGCCGAAAACAATTTCCATTGTTGATGATGAGCGAAAAATAAAATAGAAAGGCAGAATACAAAATATAATCCATACGTAGGAGCTAAGCCCGGTATTTTTCGGGATAATGTGATACCAATTCTGCATAGCGGCCCCCTCTTTTCCATTTTTATTTATGATTTCAGCCTATTATCCAACTATTCATTTAAGTATAACAAAAAGCAAACACACCAGCTCTTAGGATGAGGAAAGGCTTATATATACAAGAAAACCCCTCCAATGCTAAATGGAAGGGTCTTCGCATTGTATTTATTTTTCTTGAAGGCTTGGTCTTATATTCTTCAGTTGTGCTCTGGTTTTTGTTTTACCTAGATGATTTTTAACTTGTTTAAAGCTTACAAATGTCTTGTTTTTTTCATCATACAAACGGAAACGTATGGATTGTAAGCTAGAAGCAAATGTAATTGTCGTTGCTTTTTGTAACGGCGGTGTCGATTCATGTGCTTTTTCCAAATTATAATTCGGTACTCTAGGACTCAAGTGATGAACGTGATGGAATCCAATACTCCCTGTCAACCATTGCATCAGCTTCGGGAGTTTGTAATAGGAACTTCCATCTACCGCAGCTTTTACATAATCCCACTCTTCCTCAGTTTCGAAGTAGGAATCCTCAAATTGATGCTGGACATAAAAGAGCCAAATGCCGAGTGATCCTGATACGAAAAGAATCGGGAGTTGAACAATAAGAAAAGCCTGCCAACCGATTGTCCATATTAAAAGCGTATAAATAGCGGCAAGCGAAAAATTGATCAAGTACGTGTTCAATCGTTCTTTTCTTCTTGCCCCTTTTTCATTAAAACGGTTCGAAATAAAGTAAAGATAGAATGGGCCTAACCCAAACATGACTAATGGATTTCGATATAGGCGATACGACAATTTACCCCAAAATGAAGCAGCAGCATACTCATCAACCGTCATCACCCAAACATCTCCGGTACCACGTTTATCTAAGTTACTGCTTGTTGCGTGATGAATGGTATGACTATGTTTCCATTTTTCAAACGGAAAATGGGTAATGATTCCGGTAATGGTACCTATTACTCGATTCGCTTTTTTGTTTTTGAAAAAGGATTGGTGCGTGCAGTCATGGAAGATGATAAAGGTCCGGACAACGAAACCTGCTGCTACAACTGCCAATGCCAGGGTTAACCAAATCGAAACGGACAGACTTTGATATGCAAGGAACCAAATCAAGAAGAACGGCGGAATAGTATTAATCAGCTGATTAATACTTGACTTGGTATCAGATTTTTCGAAAGGTGCTACATTTTTTTTTAATTCTGCTAGTTTTTTCCTCATCTCATGTTTCCTCCTTGGGCAAAACACATCATGGATAACAATATCTAGTTCTATTGTAGAAAAGATTCTCGTCCTGGAGAAGTCATAAACGTCACTATGATATATGACAAGTGTCATGTTTGGGGGAGTGCCATAATCCGGAAAATTGCACATAAGTTCCTATCAGAAGGCTATAAAATAGGTCAACCGGAATTGACATTGGTTGACCTTATGCATACGATCGCGTCGATATTTGGATTAACCAAGCTTGTTATCGGACCTAGCTATACATCGCTTGAATAAGTTTACGCCCTTTTAACTAGACTCTAGTTCATTGTCTGTATTCCGCATTATATGAATTTTCACCTGAATGGACCGATAAAAGTGTGTCCGCATACCCGACAAGTCGATTGACAATCTCATCTGAAATCGCATAAACAAGACGATGCAGCTCGTTCTTATGTAGGGCTGGGTCATCGAAAATGATTGTCGTGTTGATAAAGATATGTTTGGTGTCGTAAAGGTTATAATGGATAATGGTTTTACCAGGTGCACCACCTGTGACAGGATCCTTATAATTTGGCAGAAACACATACCACTCTTCCGCAGTAGGAGATCGGAAATTTTTTGTGAATGTCATGCCCTTAATTTCATCTTCAATTTGTTTTTTTAGATCTTCATCCACTACATCGATAATCTTATCGTCCATTCTAATTCCTTCTCCTCTACATCTTAATCTGCTGGATTCGCATTGATGGCTATTTCGTATGCATCAAGAACCATTTCTTTTTTATCCGGGTCATTTATGCCTATAAGGTACTGTCCGTCTTCCTCATTTTCCACTTGCATCACAATCGTATCCTTTATATCTTCTACAGATCTTAATAATGCGTAGGTTTGGTCCTCTATATCGAATAAACCCTCAACCGAAAACTGTTTCTCTAAGCCATTCTCATCTTCAACTGTGATGTAATCTCTCTCTTGTCCATCGACCATTATTCATACCTCCATTATTAATGTCCTCTAATAAGTCAGTTTTAGAGGCATTACACAATTTGACCCAGTGAGTTGATATGGTTATTTTTCGTTATCAGACTCTGCTTCGGAATGTTCGTTTAAATAAGGATTTTCCGTTGTTGCGAAGTTCACTGATTGAAGGCTATCCTCAGGGGCGATTCCATACAAACCGTCTTCCGGCTTTTTCTCATACTCTTTATTTTGTTTATACTCCGTTTGTTTCTTGTCCATTTTGTTCTCCTTCCTTCTTGTAGACATTGTGCTCAATTTCCCTTATTTTTTCCGATTATTTATTCATTACTCCTTAAATATCCTTAAACATTTGTAAAAGGAGAATTGGATTTATTTTTTTGATCGAATTGTTCATACTAAGTTCAAATGCATAGGAGCGAAGGTGATTATATTGTCAGATCAAAAAAAGAACCGAGATAATCGGGTGACAAATAAAAATCAATTTGACAAAGATGATACATACGGTGTTTTCAAACAAGAAATGGAAGTGGATACAGATGTCAATGAAGATCCAAATCGGGAAAGTCTGTTGGATGAGTCAGTCGATTCTTTTCTAAAATCGAAAGGAAAACGTAATACTTGATCAGGGGCTGGCAAGTGCCCCGTTCCTTTAATCCATTCTAAAACAATGCTTAGATTAGGTAGTACTGGAGGTTAAACGAGATTACTAGTTTACTTGGTGATTTCGTTTAAACGTCTTTTTTTCAGGATCAACCGGTTAGGAACAAAGCTATAAAATCTTCGTATGCAGAAGGAAACAATCACGTTTTTATAGAATGGAGAAGGAGTGAAAGGTGGATTTTTATGTATAATCAAAAAAGGATTAGGGATTACGGGGTAGATATAGGGAAGTTTGAAACAGGACAACATAACTCGATCACAGATGTTGATGGGGTTACGGTTGGTCATGTAACGCTGAGTGATCAGAATAGTCAAACGGGGGTAACGGCGATTGTGCCTCATCAGGGAAACCTATTTAAGGAAAAACTGATCGCTTCAAGCCATGTGATCAATGGCTTTGGAAAAACGATGGGAACGATACAAATGAACGAGTTAGGCGCACTTGAGACGCCAATCATTCTAACGAACACGCTAAGCATCGGAACCGCTGCTGATGCCTTGATCGAATACATGCTCGAACAGAATCCGGAGATAGGACGGACGACTGGAACGGTGAATCCGATCATCGGTGAATGCAACGATATGCTGCTAAATGACGTTCGTGCAAGGTTTGTTACTGAGCAACATGTTTTCAAAGCGTTGGAGAATGCTTCCTCCGAATTTATGGAAGGAACGGTTGGCGCAGGTACGGGAATGCTTTGCTACTCACTGAAAGGTGGAATTGGAACCGCATCCAGGCTTATGAAACTCGAACATGGGTCTTATAAGATGGGTGTATTAGTGTTGGCAAATTTCGGAATGCTAAGCGATTTGATGATAAATGGCAAACCGGTGGGCAAAGAGCTGAAGGATGCACTATTGAAGTCTAATGAGGAAAAAGATAGAGGCTCAATCATGATCATTGTCGGAACAGACCTTCTCGTTTCCGAAAGACAGCTGAACCGTATCATCAAACGTACCGTGACAGGCTTATCACGGACTGGCTCCAACATTTCAAATGGAAGCGGCGATGTCGTCATTGGCTTCTCGACCGCAATAAAAGTCCCTCACGAGAAACCAGCCCAGCCCCTTTCCATCCCGACCATCCATGAAGAGGAAATCGATACAGCATTCAGGGCAGTTGGTGAAGCGACTGAAGAAGCTGTATTAAACGCATTAGTAACAGCCACACACGTTGTTGGAAGAGACGGAAATGAACGACCTGCTTTCAAAGATTTATTGGAAATATACAACATCAACCTTCGTATACCTCTTTAAGAATTTGAGGTGAAAAAGAAAGGGCGACCTCAAAAGGACATAATTAATTTCCTTTCGGGTCACCCCTAGCCTTTGTTGAGTCCTACTGCATTTCTTGCAGTTGTTCATCAAGACGTTCATATTGTGAAGAGATCCCTTGGACGACACCCATATCCATTACTTGCTGAAGATTTTCTTCTGACGCGAATTGGGTACGCGTAGTCAGTTTCGTCTTCCCTTCGTGTTCAACAAACGTCATCGTTATCAACATCTCTGGCATACCTTCAGCCACTTTACCTTCTTCATCTGAAAACACATCGGTGTAGACAATCTTCTCCGGTTCGATAATTTCTTGATAGACCGCTTTTCCCCAAGATTTTTGGCCATAAAATTCCCCTTGGTTTCTATCTGTACACTCCATGCAATAATGCCAAACACCGTTAGGCTTAAAATCAAACGTGCGATTTTCAGTTTCCCATCCTTTTGGTCCCCACCATCGAGCTAAGTGCTCTGATTCCGAAAATGCTTTGAACACTAGGTCCCGCGGTGCGTCGAAAACACGCTCCAGGACAAGAACCCGACCCTCGACGTTCGTTGTGATGTTGTTTGTTACTTTGTTTTCAGACATACTCTTCCTCCTAATATTTTTTTATGAAGCAAAGGTCATGCTGATCGAATATTCAACGTATGACTTCATTATA encodes the following:
- a CDS encoding response regulator transcription factor, with protein sequence MHIVIAEDQGMLRGAISRLLAMEDDIKIVGETDNGEEALQLIQKHKPDIALLDIEMPTLSGLEVAEKLKAAVSDCKVVIVTTFARSGYLQQAVKAGVQGYLLKDTPVSELAESLRKINAGRRVFSPHLTFSMMEETNPLTERESEILGRLKDGDSVKDISNKLFLSPGTVRNYISEVIQKLEAKNRIDAVTIAENKGWLKR
- a CDS encoding carbohydrate ABC transporter permease, with amino-acid sequence MVGDKGFKKFLVISLFLLPNFIGFIFFIGIPILASFGLSFTEWDLISNPSWVGFDNYIALIKDEEFRSALFHTIYFILGYLPLVMCGALTIALILNKKLKGRIFFRAAYFVPVITSWVAVSLIWKWLFNPTYGLINYGLSLIGISGPAWLHDPTWAMPAIILTSVWKDLGFVMVIYLAGLQGISPTYYEAAEIDGANGFQKFRHITLPLLSSTTFFVLVISLINSFQVFDQVMIMTEGGPAGSTSVLVERIYKHAFEYYEMGYASAISWVLFFIIFGVTLIQMRLQKRWVDHGN
- a CDS encoding sensor histidine kinase: MNTWRSIKHPRVAMLLMLLILPSSYLFFMPIDLKYLLLFILLGASYYKSIVDVKLRLVYLVVQLFIVAVIGAFYTPWSLCLGFYPAIVTGMLESYRRITQMVITMTAFFAVAIYFFYEQTMNTWQPYWIPAVLLLNGIPYIARVFQRSWETSMKLQDANEEIARLVKNAERQRIARDLHDTLGHTLSMITVKSELVERLIPQYPDQALKEAREVQTISRSVLLQVRELVSDMQAIDIAEEVQNAREMLESAGIEFNYEKNKTIAAAPTIRFILGMCLRECITNVVKHSGANICTVSLHEESDEFVLFIQDDGIGMEKENTRHDQFGNGLLGMKERLLLIEGKLSYESSKTDGTKVTITVPKK
- a CDS encoding response regulator transcription factor, translated to MIRIVIAEDQRMLLGALGSLLDLEEDMEVVGKARNGEEALAMVKEHQPDICIMDIEMPLKSGLDAAEDLKDNPCKVIILTTFARTGYFERARKAEVSGYLLKDSPSEELANSIRVIMDGRQVYAPELVDIAYGNSNGNPLTEREKQVINLIAEGKNTKEIASELYLTNGTVRNYVSVILDKLDVSNRIEAISRFKEKGWFK
- a CDS encoding sensor histidine kinase, which gives rise to MQNWYHIIPKNTGLSSYVWIIFCILPFYFIFRSSSTMEIVFGILMFLLFYASYRLSFISKSSSVYVWVSIEMAISIVMTLLFGYVYFALFLAFFIGNIQNKIGFLTLYVVHLLSTIATISIVFFWQSEMMLSQLPFIIISLIGVILLPFTMYNRIKHEKLEGQLEDANKRISRLMIIEERQRIARDLHDTLGQKLSLIGLKSDLAGKLMYKNPDSAKNEINDIHQTARTALKEVREMVSDMRGSKLKDEITHVQQMLDAAQMEFNFKGNPELTTTPLLVENVLCMCLKEAVTNVVKHSEASSCSVLIDQSPNEVLIKVHDNGIGISPKVDSLTRHGLRGMRERLEFVNGSLEIESSNGTILTIRVPNVIQQTEQGGLV
- a CDS encoding DUF3231 family protein, whose translation is MEVEKLTPAEISNLWNSYISNTMAQNVTKYFNANAQDEELHNILEYAEEISIIEVEKSKAFLEKAKQPLPQRFEESDVDINAPAICTDNFTLLIKYKLVQDAHIVYSLSLNTSTRKDLREFYQECLKNSAELYNRLADLMIKKGLQHPEVHIPTTNHIGKVSKQSYLAGWFADRRPINTMEISQLVHNLKSTEVHKTFLKIFSQITSSNELRKHFERGVEMFQKHLDIFQSVLTENDLPKLPTWESELTDTTVSPFSDRLMLYKMTLLTSAAAGRYGSALSSVQRKDLGTHFMRIMAETLQYGEDSLNLMIERGFMDQMPMAKETPSDPSST
- a CDS encoding carbohydrate ABC transporter permease produces the protein MLKKGLFYFVIILGALVMIVPFVWMVSTSLKTSGATMVLPPQIIPDHVNWGNYQKVTQAFPILRFLGNSLLVATVSTIGQLILCSMAAYAFARLKFKGRDVLFLLYLATLMVPAQVTMTPQFILMKYLGWINTYEGLILPGMFNAFGTFLLRQFFLTIPRELEEAAFMDGASHFRVYWQVILPLAKPALATLTVFAFMQSWNNFLWPLIIVSDSDMMTLPLGLSMLQGRWETDWNLMMAGVVISVLPVLSVYLFAQKYFIQGLTMGGLKE
- a CDS encoding ROK family protein; protein product: MTKLRIGNRALIKDMNRSTVINTIRKKGPISRTDISITTGLGLSTISKIIDELMNNELVNEIGAATSTGGRRPILIEFNQKSGYAVGVKIMEDHLVVALTDLDPTIIESIEIPFYTNDESTSVIDLIITSIKKILTQQKIDLDHLEGIGIAVSGLIDSKRGIVVRSSLLGWEEVDLSSPIHEAFRTPVFLDNDVNAYTYAEIEKGYGTVHNNFICISIGDGIGASIVIDRKLYKGEFGGAGEFGHSIIQLGGRQCHCGQKGCLEMYASNKGLEEEAATLIPEYPDSQLQNHRINIEEVLKAALESDELAKVLFSRLGDYLGVGLINAINSFNPGTIVLIGEGMVAEEYFVPQAIQRAKENFFYHARYDTNVVTSTLGNDAWVKGAAILAIDQLFQPPIYEQQ